The genome window GATATGGGTTGCTTTGGTTGCTTTGGTTCTGTCTTGTTTATTTCGTTGTTTTATTCAGGGTGATGTTGtttgtgcgtgtgtgtgtgtgtgtgtgagagagagagagagagagagagatagtaTAGAGATACCACTATCAAATAAATGGTACAGTATAATCTGGTTACTCTCAAGCATTATGTATGTAACTGTGTACAACAGAGCAGCGACAGAGAAATTACACTACCCAGAGTGGAGACATGGGGGATAAGTACTGTGCCCGCTTTATGCAGGCAATCGAGAAAACAAGCGGCTCGCTAGGTAACTAAGTGTTAGGTAGGTCACCATAAGCAGTAAGTAACTAGGTAACTACCTGAATAGGCAATTGGATTGATGCGACGAAAAAAAGCTGATCTACATGTACGAATCGGGGTTTCTGATGTATACATTTGTTCCCATCAGGGTCACTCTACATATCTACGTTCGTTGATATTGCGTTCTATTCTGGGATATTATTTACAGTTTTCTGTCTTTATCCTCGCTTGACATATACTGTGAAGTGATGGAAGTGGTTGTGTCGTGTGGTAGGTAGAAATGCCCTATAGGGTAAATAGTAGATAGCTTCCTCTCACTCCCTCACTCACCTAAAATACTGCCACACTGCATGCACATGCTACCTCAACATACTAGCTAGCACACAGCCATAAGGAGTATCTATCTGCGAAGCAAAGAGCATAGAACCCCACCGAACTTCCTGGAACCGGACTCAATTCTCATCATCTCATGCAAGCTACGAATCAGGGCCGTGCGTTAGTTATAACCAGGGCCTGAGTGGTCAGTCCACACCTgtgtcaatccatccatcctaaCACTTTGAACTAAGGTTAGTGTGTTGGGATGTGCCTTGCCTGCCCCTTTAGCAGGTTAATCATAATAAATCTGTTACTACTATaagcatcaacatcatcgctCTCAACCGACGCACCAAGTTAAAGTTGGAACAGCGCTTACTAGAGTAGGTACTGTAGCTGCCTATCCGCAGCAGGGGTTCGGCTGACTTGCCCGTTCTAGTACGGAGAGTGGTCAGGTGGTATACTGTTATTCTGGTTCGTGTTTCGTAGACAATGCCAATAAACACTACTTACGCAACGGGTATTGTGTCCGTCTGTTGAGTGTTTATAGCTTGTTTATGGAAACAGGACTGTGGGTGCTGGGTGACGGGAACGGAGCTGTGCTACGGTCGAATGTATACCGGATGCTcttatggatggatgtaggTGCTTGTTAGTCCTTAATTGTCGAGTTTATAGTGATAATGTGATGAAGTGGTGGGAGAATAGGCATCACCATAACGTAGTCTGTATGGCGTGCCTATAGAAACGACTGTATTGACAAGCTAAGACCAAGCACATCCAGGTCTCCGTGTCACCTCCGCATTAACGCAAGgagtgatgaggagatgacgATCGCAACGGATGAAAAGCGACAGAGCTGCGAGTCAAGAGATCTGCCCAGTAAGTACAATACTCGGTACGAGACTCCGCAAGGACAAGAATGGCGGGGTAGGTAGGTGGCAGGCGTCTACGTGGACAGGCAGGCATAAGGCAAGGAAATTCAATCGTACACCCATTTGTGAGCAAATGCAGGCCTTGTTGATCTGAAGcaaaaggatgaggatgaagaatttAGGTGACCAGAACCGGCGGTTCACTCCCTGTCTCTCTCCACTGGAATACGGCGGGAACACCCTTCCGTGGATCCACTTGTCCCGTTCCACTGACTCTCCTGGTTGAGATGGCGCTGTTAACCTTCTCTCATGCAGTGGTTGGGCTCATGCCCGCCCGCTTGCTGTGCTTGCTTTCTAATGAGAAATTGGCGCAAAGACAATGGCTCTCTCGCCATGTGCGTATACCCGATGCGGTAGAGTAGTATGGAGTGCAGGAGGGGTCTTGTCACGGCCATTCCGTTGGTGAGTGGGGCGTGTTTCAACTCAGGCATCGTCGCTCCATCATGAATGCTTAATTTTCCCAAGCTGGCTAACTCGAATTCCCTGTTGTAGCAAATTGATCGTGAGGAGTGCACTTGCAGCGTCAGCACCTGCTGGGCTTTCCGGTGACCGGGCACGAGTGTTGGTTAGCCATCGTGACTAACAGAAGCTAGGCGACCTAGTTTCTTGTACCTGCCTGACCCCAAGACCGGCTTGACTCGTAGAAAAACGGAGGACTCGTGGGCTGAGAGAGCATAGCGCAAACTCTCCAGCTTCAATAGCAGCAGCTGCTTAGGTGCTGGGTACATACAAGGTACTGTAATATTCGTTACGGATTTCCCCATTGGGCGATCCGCCGTCTCCCACGACGCTTTCTCTTGTGCTCTCTCTCGGGCACTCGCccgagagagagggagaaagaatcCACTCATGACCTTGGCTCTTACACAAGAAAAAGCCATCGTCATGACCATCTGACCATCCATGATCATCAAGCTTAATCGCTAGAGCGAACCGGACGAGTGCTAGAGTGAAACCGGCGACACGCGGATAAATCAAcggaaaaggggaagaagcgagGCACGGTCGGACCCAGAAGCCTAGTCCACTTTGTAAGTAGTGGGAAAAAGAATACGGCGCCAGAGCCTCTCAAGCTCCGAGCTCGAGCTCCAGCCAGCCTAAGCTCTAGCTCCACTTCCGAATTCGTCGTCTGGCAGATGGCGCGGACTACTACTCCTCGCCAGCCGTTTCGAATCACCGTCAGCCGTGAGGTCCAAGCCCTCGGAAACATAGTCCTCCAATAAAAGTCCACGCTCTCCTCATGTCAGGGAAGGCAGAACATCTgatgagaggggaaagacagcGTGGGAGGGCAAGGTGGAGTGAGAAGACCACCTGCGATGGGGAGGACAGACCATTGACCAAGGACCCCCAACACGGCGATCCGTCGGGCGCAAGGACATTCACGTACTGCCTGGATGTAAGTAGGGGTGATTAGTAGGAGTAGCAGTATTAGTAGTATGACTATGAGCGTTTACAGAATAGCTAGTTGTAGTACCTAGTCCTACTACAGGATCATTTGCAGGCGGCCTCTGCCTATTTCGCACGGAGCCTTCCCGGGGTGCCGTGCGCATAAACAGGGAACCAGTCGCCCATGACAAGATCACAGACCTGCCAGATTGGATTTGTCTCTGGTCACGGGAAGAGATGTAATACCTCCAGTACCTACAGGAGTCACTTCCAAGCCATCCGTGCCTGCTTTGGTGGACAGATGGGTTGGCCGTCCTGGATGGAAGATTCATCTGCAGTGCCTTGAATGTCCGTGCTGGGGGCGCACAGGAGAGGAGATCTGGCCCACTTTTCCCCAGATTGTCAGGGTGAGGGCTTTTCTGGCCTTCCATTCCTGTCACCGTCTGTAACACGACCAAGGCATGCTCGGAGGGGTATGTCAATCCTCGCTAATTACCGTCCGATCTGCTCTCACGAATAGATTTCGCAGTATCTCTCAGCAGTCTGGGGAAGATCGGACGACTCGAAAGGGGGGCATCAGACTGGTCAGACGGATCACAATGCAGGGAGGACAAGAGCTCCAAGACTAGTACCTCAAGGGAAATTGGCCTGTGGTGTCACTGCCCGAGCATCTGGCCATCTCCGCACTTGTCCAACACCGGCTGATGAGACCCAAGAaaatgagagagagacagagagagagagggcgCAGTGTCCAAGGTCGTCGTAGCGTGGGGTGTGGCGTCCAGCTGAGCCCGAGCCGTGTCATCCCGGCATGCAAGTAATACATAAGACCGACTAGAACGCCCCGTCATCACCACCGTCATCGGCGTCGCTCTTCCACTGCAGCAGGGCTGTCCGCGAACACATGGTGCATTCAATGCTTCAAACGTGTCCGGTCTGTGAGAGATGAAAGAAGGTCCTGACTTTTCGCCTCTCTCCTTTCGATATGCTAGAGATAGATCGAAATGCGTAGTTGCTTTTTTTGGTAGACTGATCGTCTGGTGTGGTTTTGGGGGGGCCCCAAAAGATTTACACTTGGACAAGCCAATCCTCCCGTTCTTGTTCCACCAAACCATTAGGGGGCCGGGGGAAAGTTTACTGAATAATATACGAGAACGAGATTCCCATGATCACGGTCAGTCGGTTGCTGGTTCCCACAGCAATacaagcaccaccaccaccaactccacctccaccactgccaccacctGCACATACCGGTGCGAGGCTGCTCCATAATCTGGACCTGCTTCCCGCTGGCATTGTGTCATCAGGACGGATTCGGGGTTTCCAGCTGCAGTTCGCAATCAAGGTGACGAACTCTCTCATAGCGACGCGGCCCTGTACCACTGGGGAAGGTTGCCAGTCAATCTGGTTGTATGGAGTCGGCAATAGCCTCACCGGATGGGGCAGATCCTCCACGCAAGCCAGTCGCTAGTTGCTTCGGCCATCACTAATATTTTTCACTCTAGTCTTACAGGCTGCCGGGCCCCTGGGAGAAgcagagaggggggaggggaggaccATCCATTGCATTCTGGACGGGTCTGGGGAATCACCCACACCGGCCGGTCGCCAACCGAAAGGTGTGCCCAGCAGGATCTAGTGGTGAGCGACGAGGATAATCCGTCCGGCGACCTTTCCCAGGGTGCACCATCCATGCGTAGGACTAGGGAAGGTTTATTTTCTGGAGGGGGACCCTCCCAGCTGGGGCTGTTCTACTGGGGGTAAAAACAAATTTCTCATTCGAGCAGCATCATTTGCTTTTGCGTATCCACCGTGCTGGAGCAGGAGTCAGTGGAAGCTGTAGGAACTGGAACTAGGCACTCGGCACTAAGGAAGGACGACGAAAATCAGGTCGGCGAAGAGAATCGCAGGTTAACCTAGTGAAGTTTAGCATCGCTTTGGCTCGCTTCTTTGGCGTTTTTCTCCGTCTAACGATGGACCAATCAGAATGCAAATGGGCACTGTCTTGGCGTTCCTCGACCCCCCCGCATCCATGttagaatttaaaaaaagcGCAGCCCGGGacgggatggatggatgcccTACTGACCctgtcttttttttcccttttcctcattttttttatttctccTGGTTTTTGTATTTATTTAGCCATTTTGTTTGATTTtcttgatcatcatcattcccaGATCCTTTGACCCGCTATGTTAGAGAAATCAATAGAAACAAAACGCCTCAGCTTACTCAAAGTAGTAATGGTCGAACTGCCGGTATAGTTGGCTTGTCTGGCACGCTGCGGAATCTCCGAAAAGTGGGCTTGGCTCTGGCGCGCATTGTTGTCATTGTCACGGTTAATTATTGCGATTCTCCCCAGACAGGAAGCATTGATCACAAAGTTTGCCTAGTTTGGATGCCCTCTTGATGGGGTCCACTTCCATGCCTCCAATCACTCTCCCCGaccgatgaggagaagagaatgaaCCAGAGATGAGCAGGAGGATACTAATGATAATCCTAATGTTGGGAAGTCCCCATTAGCATACATCACGAGAATGTTATTCCCAAGGGAATTGTTTCTCGGATTTTTCAGGAAATTAaaattgattatttttttatttttttgtgCCTTCATTATTGTTGCGCATGGTAGCTACTGTACTTATgtcggtagtagtagtagtagtccgaCGGGCTCTAGAGgcgtcagtcagtcagtccatAGCTCAACCATCAGAACTATAGTAGTAAGAAATCAGTTGGTAGCAAGTTAAATCATGAATTAACCACAAAAAGACGAAgaattataactataattataattctcaTAATACTCCGGTGCAGCCCAGAAGTACTACTAAAAATTCTACTAACTTTCTCCTCctactattattactgtTACTACCCTCTCGACTTGCCCACTTGGGTTGGTTACCTTTCCGTCttgccatccatccccctccaaccatcCATTCACAGAGAATTACTGTTGATACCTtgccccatccccatccccatcgccATACCCGTCCATACAATACGGATTGTCAGGAACATTATTCATTCCTATGACTACTGTTCGGAATCCTATtgaataataagaaagacaaaaaaaaaacctaAAATCATTTCTTTGGTTCTACTTCCTCTTGCCAGTAAAATACCATACTATTCCTTATATTAACTCGCTTCcccatccttctcttctcccggATCTTCGAATTCAGCCTCGTTTCAAGAGGAAAGATTCTGCCTCTAGTGCACTTCCACTCTTCAATCACTGCCCACGGACGatccactactactcctccttcttactaccactactattaCAACTATTCTTACACTAACAGCTaactgattgactgattgaaACCTGCCTATTCCCCATCCACTCACACCACGAAATCTTCCTGCTTAACTACCGACTAATCTCCCTCGGGTCCAATCCGTGCTTCCACTAAATCACAGCCAAGTCTTGAACTGCTCCCCACTCCAATCATAATTACTCTATAGAGAGATTCTATTATCCTCAACTcacttcttcaccttcccctccttaaACAAGACCTCCCCCAGCAACCTCCTTCTTAAaccacccttcttccctcccccaataTTGCCGAAGCATTGTCGCCCGTCTACTtacccctcttcctcgcgcTGGTCTAAACtcccccaaccaaccaaccaaccaaccaactcaTTTCGCTTCCCGTTCGCTCACCTTCCtttccacctcatcctcccaccccctctttATCGCCCTCCTCTGTCTACCTCGCAATCATAGCTCACCTCAACTTGAGGTGTGTATGGGCCAATGTTGTCCATGCAGAAATCTCACTCCTATGTGCTCCCTCCATCCGCGACCTACAATAATGTCACCGGTCTCCCtcatgccatgccatcggCCAACCCGGCAGCTGAGCGTCGCGACTCCACCCGCTCGGTCATGTTGACGGACGTCCCCGCCCTCGGCGACTGCCCATTAGTAGACGACTCGTCACTCTCGCACCGaaacagcatcagcaccaccgacGGCATATCTAACGATTCGCCCGCCTCGTGGGATGGCGACGCCCCTTCCGATAATTCTCCCTCTGCCGAGGTCGACGTCAAAATTCAAGACGGCTTACACCATCCATTTCCGACGACCGCAGACACCTCGCCGAAAACCTTCCGATTCAACGTGATCGCATCCCACGGCATGGAGGCGTCCATGGACGAGGTCACGCCCAAGATCGAGGAGATAGATGATGTGGACGAGTTGCAAAGCATAAAACCGGTGGGAGTGGAGACATCGATGGCCCATGCGAGTTCTACCCATCCGGATTCCACGGCTGCTCCCGTCAACGTCCCACGGAAACGTGGACGACCGCGCAAACATCCGCTGCCAGCGCCCGGGAATCAGATCAAAATCACCAAGGGTCGATCCAAGACCGGTTGTATTACCTGTCGtcggcggaagaagaaatgcgACGAAACCAAGCCAGCGTAAAGCTCCCGTCCTCCTTTGACTGGTCCATCCTGTGTCGCAACGGTCGCAGTGGTTaactttctttccctccctgcAGGTGTCTCAACTGTCAAAAGAATGCCGTAGTATGCGAGGGCTACCCGCCAAAAGAAATATGGAAGAGTGGTAAGCAGAAGCTTGAGGATGGTAAGTGCACCTTGGACCGTGGCATGCTCGAGCTGCTTTGCTGTGCGTATTTACTACTCCTGGTTGCTTATCCGGCACCTTTGATCCAATCACCTTGACACTTGTGTGAACGTTCTGACTCCTTGGTTCCACAGCAGTTCGCACCCAGAACATGGTTGCCCGCTCTCTACCGCTGCTTATCGACGGCATCGAAACCGAGATTGACCGACGCTTCCTCGATCATTTCGTCTATGGCTTTAGTCGCGTCTTGACCCTGATCAACGATGACTCCAACCCGTTCAAGGAGATCTTGCTCCCTATGGCCACTCAGCACCGAGGTTTAATGCACTCGCTCATGTGCCTCTCGGGATCGCACCTGTCGGGTCTCCATCATGATCCGATGTTGGAGGAGCGAAAGTTCTATCACTACCACCGTGCTATCAGGGATCTCAAGGATAATATCACAGCGTCTTCGGGTACTGCTGAGCAGGACCCTGAGCTTCTTATCGAAGATCCCATAATCGCATCCACGATAGCTCTCAGCTTGAACACCATCAGTGAAGGAGAAACCAAAGGAGAATACCGACCCCACATGGATGCGGCCCGGTACTTGCTGTCGACGCAGCAGCCGAGGAATGAGAAGTTCCGGCAGTTTATTGTCGAGTTCTTCCAGTACCATGATGTCTCCAACTCCATCACTTCTCTGGATCGCCGCCCCGCCCATCTGCAGGGCGGCTTACGGCTGCCTGACTTTGTGCCACACGCGCAGGCAGGGATGTTCCTTGGAGTGTTTGATGGTCTGTTCAATTATATCTCCGAGGTAACTCGGATTCGAGACCGGATTCGACAGCGGTCCAATGAAGGCTACGAGCCTGCAGTTGACTACCAGATTCTCGGTGACGCCGTCTCCATCGACTCCGCCATCCGGGCTTGGGAGACCTCGTACACGCCCAACACGCCGAATTACTACCTGGCACAACTATATCGCCAGTCCACCTGGGTCTACCTGTACCGCACCATCCGCCCGTCCCGACCAAGCGAGAAAATTGCACAGGTTGTGGACGACggactttcttttctggacCAGCTACCTCAGGATGCAGGTGCATACAGTATTGTGTTGATGCCACTGTTCCTCCTGGGCTGTTCTGCCTTCGTGCCCCGCCAGCGAGAGAGGATCAAGAAGGGCTTTGAGACCCTCAAGGGCTACTCCAATCTCCGCAACATCGAGCCCGCCTTCAAGGTGGTGGAGCGAGTGTGGGAAGTGATGGACACGAAAATGGAAGAAAGTTGGGACTGGGAGAAGATCATCAGCGACATGAATATGGATTTCTTGATTACCTAGGCTATTGGCCACTTCGATTTGCATCTTgcatattttcttcttttcggtTCGGTCCGGTTGCATGGTCCGTCATTCTTACTGGTGACGATCTTTTCGTTGTTCGATGTAtgtatttctttcttctttttgttttttcttccttttgtcttctttcttctttaccattcttttctttttctggtcTACCGAATGGCGAATGGGCAACAGGACCCAAGGGGATCAGCCCCAAAGCGAGACGGACGGACATGGCGTCAGCGGGCATGGATAGGGGCACAGTTCCGTATACCAACATACCAAAAGGGACACTGGCCGGTGGGAACGGTTTTGAgatgtatttatatatatgacGGAGTATGCGTCTGATGAGTCGTGATGAtattgcttcttttttttcattcttgTGATACATGTATAAGATTACTGCATTGTATATACAGATAGTTAAGATTATTACCCTTTATCAATCCTTATACCAGGATCAACATTATACCAAATTTGACATAGTCGTAGTCATCCATCAACCCTGACAATAGCTACAGCAAAATACCCACTAGTCAACTACCCACCTCTCCCAATGCACCCAACTGAATAGTACTGGCTACCCAAGGCAACCTTTAGTTACAGCAGTAGGTCCGAATTAACTCTCCACTGACACATACCTGTTCCTGAATATGCTTGCTTTTTTAACCCTTCTTATCATCATCcgtcttatttttttttttcttttctttttttttccccccttccccctgcATTCTGCAATTCATATGGTGTATGGTTGTAGATAAGAAAGCTCCCGCtaatctctttcccctctcggGATTTGGCTAACTAGTAAGTAAATTCGGGTTTGGAGTTGGTTGGGCATGAATGAGTCATTGCTGGtactatattctattttatttcagTCTAGGAAttaatggatggatgggtttggCATGTAGATCATATACATATACCTTGGCTTTGGCTATTGTAAGTGCTGATCTACTTATTAGTAACTAGAGGTAGATTTGTTTTTTTGAATGCTATCTAGGAAGGAGCGGAGCTGAAAgctgagagagagagtgtgtgtgatatggatgatgatcgtGATCGTTGCTGATTTTATGATGTATGTTATTTACCTGGTTTACGAAGGTGGGTAATAACCACGGACTGGTATATGTTAATACGTATATCAAATCCAAGGAGTTAAGTCTATTCTATTCGATCTATATCTGTTCTCAGGGGGGTAAGGTACTATCCAGCTGGCTGGAGTCTGGTCCAGGATGGATGGTCACGTTGGGGTTTTCAGTGTGTGGATCAGGAGAGATGGTATTAATCCATCACTGCATAGTCCCATAGTCAAGGCCCGGTTCCTCAGTCGGAATAGGTTGCATGTGCTCTGTTGTTCGAGGGCCGGTGTATCTCCTGTTCATCTAGTCAGTATGTTTCTCTATAAGTCATGTAGAAATAGAACGATAA of Aspergillus luchuensis IFO 4308 DNA, chromosome 7, nearly complete sequence contains these proteins:
- a CDS encoding Zn(II)2Cys6 transcription factor (COG:K;~EggNog:ENOG410PHUC;~InterPro:IPR036864,IPR021858,IPR001138;~PFAM:PF00172,PF11951;~TransMembrane:1 (o584-603i);~go_function: GO:0000981 - DNA-binding transcription factor activity, RNA polymerase II-specific [Evidence IEA];~go_function: GO:0008270 - zinc ion binding [Evidence IEA];~go_process: GO:0006355 - regulation of transcription, DNA-templated [Evidence IEA]), producing MLSMQKSHSYVLPPSATYNNVTGLPHAMPSANPAAERRDSTRSVMLTDVPALGDCPLVDDSSLSHRNSISTTDGISNDSPASWDGDAPSDNSPSAEVDVKIQDGLHHPFPTTADTSPKTFRFNVIASHGMEASMDEVTPKIEEIDDVDELQSIKPVGVETSMAHASSTHPDSTAAPVNVPRKRGRPRKHPLPAPGNQIKITKGRSKTGCITCRRRKKKCDETKPACLNCQKNAVVCEGYPPKEIWKSGKQKLEDGKCTLDRGMLELLCSVRTQNMVARSLPLLIDGIETEIDRRFLDHFVYGFSRVLTLINDDSNPFKEILLPMATQHRGLMHSLMCLSGSHLSGLHHDPMLEERKFYHYHRAIRDLKDNITASSGTAEQDPELLIEDPIIASTIALSLNTISEGETKGEYRPHMDAARYLLSTQQPRNEKFRQFIVEFFQYHDVSNSITSLDRRPAHLQGGLRLPDFVPHAQAGMFLGVFDGLFNYISEVTRIRDRIRQRSNEGYEPAVDYQILGDAVSIDSAIRAWETSYTPNTPNYYLAQLYRQSTWVYLYRTIRPSRPSEKIAQVVDDGLSFLDQLPQDAGAYSIVLMPLFLLGCSAFVPRQRERIKKGFETLKGYSNLRNIEPAFKVVERVWEVMDTKMEESWDWEKIISDMNMDFLIT